DNA from Ovis aries strain OAR_USU_Benz2616 breed Rambouillet chromosome 15, ARS-UI_Ramb_v3.0, whole genome shotgun sequence:
CTTTACCCCAATTCTTATTCCTACCCACCCCAATGGGATTTCTATGGGAGATCATTATTTCATCAATACAAAAGCATTCCTaccataaatttttataaatataataccaTTGTCATATCTAACAAGAATAATTCCTGAATATTAACTAATATACTAATTTTCAAATTTCCCCAGTTGTCtcagaagtaaaattttattacagtTGATTTGATTGAATCAGGATCTAAACAGGGCCCACATTTGGTtgataaattctctttttaaaatgcccTTTTTTGATGTAGTACCTGAGAGGTTCGTCCTTTAGTGTAGAGGGCTGGGGCCTCTAGATTTGACTGACTGTGCCTCTAACTCCCTTACTTGCTACATGCCACTGGTGAGATCTAGAGACTTGATTAGACTCGTTCTTTCTCATTAGTGGTGCTGTTTTTCATCACTTGGGAAGACATTGTCTCGCTGTCCCACTTTTAGTGATGTTGATTGTTGATTCAGTCGTTACCAGCCTCATTTATCCTTTATAAAGTTTCCATCAAGCTTCCACCTAAGAATCATGCCAAAATTCATTATGACACAGTCCTTATCTTTTTATATATGATTCAGtattttcaaaagtgaaagtggctcagtcgtgtctgactctttgcgaacccatggactatacaggaatggaattctccaggccagaatactggactgggttgcctttcccttctccagggtgtcttgccaacccagggatcaaacccaggtctcccacattgcaggtgcattctttaccacaaggtaagcccaagaatactggatagggtagcctatcccttctccaggggatcttcgaaccagggtctcctgcattgcaggtggattctttaccaactgagctatcaggaaagcccagtaTTTTCAAAATAGAGGCTTACATCACTTATTGTtcaggtgtttctttttttttcataatggcttttaaaaaattaccaatttttataattattttttcaaactaaCATTTTCACCCCAAAACGctatatataagaaatatttcaacttttttttttcaggtaaacATACCAATTTTTCTATAACTGATTCAATCAATTTATGCAGGTGCTATTTCCAAGTGTTTTGAAGCACTCTTGAATTTAGCCTTTATTTTGCTCTAAAGGCATTCTGCTGCcaaatgttattttaaagtgTAACTTGAGTATAACACAACCTTGTGCCCCCAAAAGGTTGAAGAAGTGCTGCTGAAAATGGTACATCTTTCGCTTCGAATCCAACCCTGCACCATCTCCACTCACTCTTGTGTTACGCTGTCCACCTTTGCTTTTGTCTTGTTTGTTCTGGTCcttccagggaccaaacccgcgccccttgcactggaaacaaggagtcctaaacactggacccccagggaactcTCACTGTCTTTCCCCTTTGGCAAGTACAATAACCCTGGGTTTTATTAATTATGTTCAAACTTTTTATAAATTATGAGAAAATTCACTTGGTGTGCCGTTGTTAATTTTAACACATACAGATTTGTATAACCACCCCACAATCAAGATACAAAATGTTTCATTACATCCAAAATCTCCCTTTTCGTATCTCTTTACAGTGACCCTCTTCCTATCCCTTATTCCTGGCAACCCGATCTCCTTcactatagttttgtttttatacaaCGTAATGTAAATGGACTCATACAATACCTGAGTTTTTGTTCccaatttctttcacttagtataatgttttcagggttcTTCTGTATTatgttggtgttgtttagtctctgtcatgtccaactcttttgtcaccccatggactgtagcccgccaggctcctctgtccatggtatttcccaggcaagaaagaaagctggagtgggttgccatttccttctccagggcatcttcccaacccagggatcacacctgagtctccttcacaggcaggtggattctttaccactgagccaccagggaatccccatctGATAGCATAGATCAGTACTTAAtccctttttgaaaaaaaaattttattaagattttattttttttagagcagttttggattcacagcaaaactgagtggAAAGCACAAAGGTTTCCCGCAAACCCCTTGCCCCAGCACATGTATGGTTTCCCCCAGTAGCATTTTGTTGCatctgatgaacctacattgatacATCTTCATTAGTCAAAGTGCATAGTTTACTTTACACGTGATGATGCTTAGTGTTGTCAGTTCTATGGGTTTAGACAAATGTATAaagacatgtatccatcattatggtaTAGAGAGTGTTTACCATACAGAGTATAGAGtcttttcactgccctaaaaactCTGTTTTCCGTTGAGTCTTCTCCCATAGTCTCCTGAAACTCCTGCCAACTACTGAACTTCCTATTCTcgtcatagttttgcctttttcagaatgtcatatagttggaatcatacaagaTGTAGCTCTTTCAAacaggcttctttcacttattaacatgcatttaaggttcctccatgtctcttcatagcttaatagctcatttcttcTTAGCAACGAATACTAAATATTCCATTGCTTGGCTCTACCAGTTTTTTACCCACTCACTCACTGAAgaacattttgtttgtttatgggtTTGGCGGTTATGAATGGAGCTGCTACAACCACGCATGAACTCTGTGTGACCATGGACGTTGTTGCTTCTCTAGGCATTGGGCTCCTGGGTCGTACGGCTGAGCATGTGCCTAACATTCCAAACCACTGCCAGACCATTTCCCAGTGTGGCTGTGCCACTGTTGCATTCTCACAGCCCATATATGAGAGTTGCAGTAGCTTCACAACCTCTCCAGCCATTGGCATGGTTAGcgtttttattttagccattctaataaatATGGAGTATCTCactgatattttaatttgaatgttTCTAATATATAAACATGTTCACCACTTTTCATGCGTTTATTGGCAGttcttatcttttctttgtttaaatgcCCAAATTCCTTTgcccagttttttttcttttgtgtgtcttcttgagttgtttttaaattttttgctcattttaaaatttgatatggtttattattgttcagttttgagaaatttttataggttctggatacaagtcctttgttgactatgtgatctgtaaatattttcttccaatctctagcttatcttttcattttcttaatagtgtTACAACCCCTGCCTTTTAATTAGTGTATGTAGGCCATTTACTTTAATGTAAATATTGGTAAGTTGACTTTAAGTTTgtgaagtggaagtcgctcagtcgtgtccgactctttgcgatcccatggaccccacagaattctctagcccagaatactggagtgggtagccagcctttcccttctccaggggatctttccaacccggggatcgaacccaggtctcctacattgcaggaggattctttaccagcagagccacaagggaagcccaggaatactagagtggggagcctatcccttctccaggctgatctttcccaggaatcaaactggggtctcctgcattgcaggtggattcttaaccaactgagctatcagggaagccgacTTTAAcactttattatttgttttctgtttgtttcctgattttgactcctctctttctcctcgCATCTCTCATTTCTTTAGTGCTGGGTCTCCCCCATGCTttctagtttctctttctgagactccaattaaatatatatttaacacatTCTTTCAGATTCCTTCCTGTTTCctaaactcattttctttttgtctccctGTGATGTATTTTGgtaatttcttcatctgtctcTGAATTCATTAATTGCCTCTTCATCTGTGTCtaatacattaattttaataaattaataaaaattaaattaaatatatatttaattggagTCTCAGAGAAACTAGAAAGAATGGGGAGAGAAATCTACCTGCTCATTCTTGAATACTGCTCATTCTTGATAGCCCActtgctctttcatttttcaatccTCATTTCTTAAATCATATTACACATActtctgtgttatttttaaagtcactcagtggtgcctgactttgtgacctcatggactgtagcccaccagtctcctctgtccatgcgatttgatccctggccagggaatgaGATTtgacatgccacaactaagaaagatcttgcatgcctcaactaagacttgGGTGCGCTcagataaaaaagtaaatattttttttaaaaagaactcagCAAAGATGACAGAGCTGTAGGGACAGTTGCCATCCATAGGCCCTGTCCCCTCACACCTCTAAGCCCCAGTCTCCTGCAGATTCTGACCCTGGAATCGCCAATCCCCCAAGCTGGGCCTGAGCTAAGCCTGAGTGCTACCTTACAGAATTTGAATAATTCAGGTCCCAGTGACCTGAGGTGTCAGTTTCAGTTGCTCTGTTCCCATGGACACCGGTGTCCCAACTCTGTAATTAAGCTAATGAAAGGAAAAGGGGGCCCGGCCTGCTGTCCTGTGCCTCGGAGGGACAGAGTCCCGGCCCCGGTACTGCTGAGAATGCACCAGGCTCACCCAGCGTCAGGTGAGGGGAAGGCCTTAAGGAAGTCCAGGGGGCTGAAACAGAggcaggagaaaagaagagaaagtggaaAGAGGAAGACCAGGGTCAGGGCGGCAGAGACCAAGAAAGAGTTACAGAGGGACGGAGAGCAAGACATAGACGGTTTAGGGGGCAGAGAAcagggcagaggccaggagaggcagaggccagcagagaaggagaaacagcaGACGCCGAGGCCTAAGTACCTAAATTCCAGGGCCGGTACAATAGGAGGGTGAGGTAGCTGGAAGGGCCGCAGGGCTCCCTGGAGGCTAACAGAGATCCCAGTCTTCCTTTTGACTTCCAGGGATTGTCCACGCCACGCTTGCCAGGAGGGCCTGGCGCTGCCACAGGTCAAGCCAGGAGGCTCACTCCCAGAGATCTGCCCCTCCTCTGGCTGTGGCAAGGCCATGGGCCCCGGGAGCCACCACCTCAGCCTCGGCCTCTCTGTCTCCAGCCTGGGCCTTCTGCTCCTGCTCCCACTCCTGCCAGGTATGAAGCTCAGTAGACCGGTCCTGGCTTCTCTGGGCATTGCTGTTCTTCCCATCCTCCCCAAATCTCTCTCCACGCGCTCTCTCTTCATTCCTGTGCTGGGAAAATGCTCCATTTGGCGAGTCTGGAAGAGTGGGAGCTGAAGAGGGCAAGATGGGGCTTGCCTAGCTGGGGTGGGAGCAGTTGAGGGGGGCGCTCCCAGGGATAGGGAGGCAAAAGCCAGGCAGACCAGATCGTGAAGGATGAGTTGGGGCTTTATCTAGCAGGCCCGAGGAGCCTTACTCAGAGGGTAAacaatctgcccgcaatgcaggagacccaggttccagccctgggtcgggaagacagatcccctggagaagggaatggcaacccactccagtattcttgcctggagaatcccatagacagaggagcctggcaggctaaaaagttcacagggtcgcaaagagttggacacgactgagcaactaacactttcactttctttcaagcgGCTACTGATCTAGCTGAATTTGTCTCTTTAAAAGCTTGATATCTcaggagcttccctagtggtccagtggttaagacagcgcttccaatgcaggggccatgggtttgatccctggtcgggaactaaCATTCCCCCATGCTATGTGGCGCCTGGGACTCTTTTGGTCTAATGGGGCCCCTCCAGCATCTGTGGCCGGGCAAGCAGAATCCAGGTTCTTAGgaaggggcaggtggagaagaaaCCCATCTGCCTTGTTTCGGAAGACAGTAACTATTCACACTACAACCTCATTGCATCTGTCCCCggaggcaggcagggaagaaCTAGAGACGGAGAGCAGGGACAGTTAGACAGCTGTGACACAGAGAAGGCCCTGACAGGGCCTCAGTCTTGTGGAGAGTAGAGGGTGTGAGCCGAGGCCCCTGCTCCGCAGCCTCCGTGGACACCCCGTCTTACTGGTCCTCCAGAGTGCTTGGGAGCCGAGGGCAGGCTGGCACACAAGCTGTTCCGAGACCTCTTTGCCAACTACACCAGTGCCCTGAGACCTGTGGCAGACACAGACCAGGCCCTGAATGTAACCCTGGAGGTGACACTGTCCCAGATCATCGATATGGTGCGTTGCTCTACAACCACAGGGTGTGCTggaagggtgggaggaggaaggaacgGGGGACGAGGAACTGCCCcagcggttcagtggttaaaactccaagCTTCCACGGCAGCAGAGCGTGGATTCTGtctctggtcagaaaactaagatcctgcatgctgcgtggtaaggttaggaaaaaaaaaaggaatgggggTGGGAGACTAGGATTGCTCTCCAAACAATTCTTTCCTGGAAACATTAATATAACAGCTACCAAGTGCTGCCTATTAACCATTGGGTATCCACAATGTGCCCAATACTTGCACACTCGAGTTCCTGACTAGCATGTAACGGCTGATGAAACTCAGGCCCAAAGGAGAAGGGcctgccaaggtcacacagcaagactGTGGGGACTGGACTGTGTGGGCAAGTCAGGTCTGGGGGTGCTGACCAGAGTGCTGCAGttgagtgtgcacacacaaggGAGGGTATGCACACACATGTGTCCACATCTatgcctgccctctgcccccagtTAGGATGAGCGGAATCAGGTGCTGACCCTGTACCTGTGGATCCGACAGGAGTGGACAGACGCCTACCTACGATGGGACCCTGACACCTATGGTGGTCTGGATGCCATCCACATCCCCAGCAGTCTCGTGTGGAGGCCGGACATCGTACTCTATAACAAGTACTGCCTGCCTgggtccctcccctccacccaagAGATGCCCTTGGCTCTGAGGATGCACTTATTTCCCCATGCCCCATACCAAACCTGACTCTAGGGTGCCCAGTAAGCTTTGCCCTGGGAGCCTTCGAAACTGCCAGGAAGGTGTCGGCAGTGGTGGCTATGTGCTGCAGTAGGGCTTCCTGACACCACAGCTCATGGCAACGACCTACTGGAGGGACCTCACAGTCCCTTGATAGCAACCCCAAGCCAACCCAGGCTGAATGTCTCCCAGGAACCCTCTGTGTGGTTCAGGACTAGTTCTATATCCCTCGCAGCCAGGGTTCTGGGGCAAACGTACCTCTGTATCTCACATTTCACCCTTCTGGGCCTGAGTCCGTACATTTTCCCCAGGGCCCCTCCAGGCACTTTGTAGATGGCACCCAAGAAAACTTACCGTGCACCCCACGTCCCCTTTAGGGCTAGACCTGTCTCGTTCTGGGCCCTGCAGGCCCTGGCCCCATTAGGCCTCCAAAGACACACAGGGCCCTCTGTGAGTCCCCCACAGGGTTGGAGTGGCACCCCCTCCAAGGGTCAGCCCCGACATCCAACCCCGCGGCGCCCCGGGGagcccccaaccccaaccctTGCCCTCAGGGCGGACGCGCAGGCCCCAGCCTCGGCCAGCACCAACGTGGTCCTGCGGCACGACGGCGCTGTGCGCTGGGACGCGCCGGCCATCACGCGCAGCTCCTGCCGCGTGGACGTGTCTGCCTTCCCGTTCGACGCGCAGCGCTGTGGCCTGACCTTCGGCTCGTGGACACACGGCGGGCACCAGCTGGACGTTCGGCCGTGCGGCGCCACTGCCAGCCTGGCCGACTTCGTGGAGAACGTGGAGTGGTACGTGCTGGGCATGCCAGCCCGGCGGCGCGTGCTCACCTATGGCTGCTGCTCCGAGCCCTACCCGGACGTGACCTTCACACTGCTGCTGCGCCGCCGCGCCGCCGCTTACGTGTGCAACCTGCTGCTGCCCTGCGTGCTCATCTCGCTGCTGGCGCCGCTGGCCTTCCACCTGCCCGCGGACTCGGGCGAGAAGGTGTCGCTGGGCGTCACCGTGCTGCTGGCGCTCACCGTCTTCCAGCTGATCCTGGCCGAGAGCATGCCACCGGCAGAGAGCGTGCCGCTCATCGGTGGGCTCCGAGGGCCCCAGGGTGGCCAGGGAGGGGCTTGCGGGGAGGTTGTCCCCCACCCTGGAGGCTGGCCCATGAGTCCCTCCGCAGGTGCGGGGGCCGTAGCCAGACTGGCCTGGGTCAACCGAGGGTCCCCGCTGAGCATGTTGGTCGTCCTGCGTCGTTCGGAGATGGAGGGGGAAGAGATAGGCCCCTTCCAGCGAAAATAGCCCTCCTCTCACTtgtagggaaggaggaaggagttggtctttttggttttttaattttatttatttatgtctgtgctgggtcttcactggtgcatgagggctttctctagttgtggagagtggaggCCCCTCTTTGTTGTGGACCTGGAGCACGCagatttcagtagttgtggcacacaggcttagttgctcggaggaatgtggaatcttcctggaccagggatggaacccctgtcctcttcattggtgggtggattcttatccatttgtgccacctgggaagtccaggagttggtctTTACTCAAGGACTTGTTGGAGGATGATCCACATTCCCCAGTATTAGAATCATAGGCAAAACGTCTTAAGTACTCACTGCAAGCCAGGCATGCTCT
Protein-coding regions in this window:
- the LOC101123662 gene encoding neuronal acetylcholine receptor subunit alpha-10, with protein sequence MGPGSHHLSLGLSVSSLGLLLLLPLLPECLGAEGRLAHKLFRDLFANYTSALRPVADTDQALNVTLEVTLSQIIDMDERNQVLTLYLWIRQEWTDAYLRWDPDTYGGLDAIHIPSSLVWRPDIVLYNKADAQAPASASTNVVLRHDGAVRWDAPAITRSSCRVDVSAFPFDAQRCGLTFGSWTHGGHQLDVRPCGATASLADFVENVEWYVLGMPARRRVLTYGCCSEPYPDVTFTLLLRRRAAAYVCNLLLPCVLISLLAPLAFHLPADSGEKVSLGVTVLLALTVFQLILAESMPPAESVPLIGKYYMATMTMVTFSTALTILIMNLHYCGPSARPVPAWARALLLGRLARGLCVREQGEPCGQSRPPEPPPSPQPPDRGTGPPAGPCHEPRCLCHQEALLRHVATIANAFHSHRAAQRRHEDWKRLARVMDRFFLGIFFSMALVMSLLVLVRAL